A genomic region of Vibrio ziniensis contains the following coding sequences:
- a CDS encoding LysE family translocator — protein MDLYQWWPLVMFAFVSTFSPGPNNIMLMTSGANVGFKRTIPHMAGVTFGFSIMIILVGIGLLGVFQQYPVVQQILHWICLSYLVYLAVKICLAKPSKSDTAYKPMTFLSAAMFQWVNPKGWSMALTAVSVYNDSTSWVGLSVIAVVFAMVNVPSVSVWTAAGKQLSRWMNAPKYVRWFNGAMGGLLLLSVVPML, from the coding sequence ATGGATTTATATCAATGGTGGCCTTTGGTGATGTTCGCGTTTGTATCCACATTTTCCCCTGGCCCAAATAACATCATGTTGATGACGTCCGGTGCTAATGTCGGCTTTAAAAGAACCATACCTCATATGGCGGGAGTCACTTTTGGTTTCAGTATCATGATCATCTTGGTTGGCATTGGCTTACTGGGCGTATTTCAACAATACCCGGTCGTTCAGCAGATACTCCACTGGATATGCTTAAGCTATCTGGTGTATTTGGCAGTAAAAATCTGCCTTGCAAAACCAAGTAAAAGCGATACCGCTTATAAACCGATGACATTTTTGTCTGCGGCGATGTTTCAGTGGGTGAACCCGAAAGGCTGGTCTATGGCTCTGACCGCGGTAAGCGTATACAACGACTCAACGAGTTGGGTCGGTTTGAGTGTTATTGCTGTTGTATTTGCGATGGTGAACGTACCATCGGTGAGCGTCTGGACTGCAGCAGGCAAACAGCTTAGCCGATGGATGAATGCTCCCAAATACGTGAGATGGTTTAATGGTGCGATGGGAGGACTACTGCTGCTATCTGTAGTCCCTATGCTATAG
- a CDS encoding Lrp/AsnC family transcriptional regulator, translating to MDRFDERILSELQADGRISNVELSERVGLSPSATLRRVQELERMKVIKGYRAVLDKNQLEVGFIAYVSIGLNSHTKQSQVAFEEHVRFAKEVVECHNITGMNEYLLRVETKDLASYKRFHSNVLGESPQVKSISTMVVMDSPKDERQ from the coding sequence ATGGATAGATTTGACGAAAGAATATTGTCTGAACTGCAGGCGGATGGACGAATATCTAATGTAGAGCTCTCTGAAAGGGTAGGACTTTCGCCCTCAGCAACTCTTCGACGAGTTCAGGAACTTGAACGAATGAAGGTGATTAAAGGCTACAGGGCGGTACTGGACAAAAACCAGCTTGAAGTCGGATTTATTGCTTATGTGTCTATTGGCTTAAATAGCCATACCAAGCAATCACAAGTGGCTTTTGAAGAACACGTTCGTTTCGCCAAGGAAGTGGTGGAATGCCATAACATTACTGGTATGAACGAGTATCTGTTACGCGTTGAAACTAAGGACTTAGCTTCTTACAAGCGTTTCCATTCGAATGTGCTAGGGGAAAGTCCACAAGTAAAGTCGATATCGACAATGGTAGTGATGGATTCGCCGAAAGACGAACGACAATAG
- a CDS encoding pectate lyase: MIRKGNTLTLKPLAYLLLLAVTSCGGGGGGGDTSNVNDSDDSSSVTTPVNDSTDSSDSSDDSDSSDSSDSSDSSDSSDSSENSDSDTTDTSTDITCATLISDDSVNWDETNFTEQEIVQCLAESLGTPVGYGAAATGGYDESGNSNLIVIKKPTDGTLVEQKVLDAVQSDSYNWIVFDKDDFADKADIAMYRLACTNSAVLSALGGATEAECLNPELWCENNSVSSDECDDTFFNEKLNVSSVASALAVPMISSNTTIDGRGANAYFKYSGFEIGDGDSVPSENVIITNMEFIGGGHTEDHLADPDMIRSTGQSHDIWIHQNTFEETGDSAFDVKQGAYNITVSFNKLENVLRAALHGSSDSRPINQNIRTTIHNNLFVTTDDTYTRTDPNDEDFASTARRVPLVRFGQSHMFNNVFYGYRRKVLSVRDGGAIAYEDNMFLNNPDNAKGDNLDYWVENLFDSSELKDSDTYGEPNLSVNGTYVWYSNSECQLTGSAGDLSVTYGSVPSALGTDYDSASLSTIEENRMEAGQDLADYVMATAGKGGLSPYVSPDALTTEEIIAQSGSCQ, from the coding sequence ATGATAAGAAAGGGGAATACTTTAACTCTTAAGCCATTGGCTTATTTGTTACTGTTAGCTGTCACATCGTGTGGTGGCGGTGGTGGTGGCGGTGACACCTCGAATGTTAACGATAGCGATGATTCAAGCAGTGTCACAACTCCAGTCAATGATAGTACCGATAGTTCTGATAGTTCCGACGACTCTGATAGCTCTGATAGCTCTGATAGCTCTGATAGCTCTGATAGCTCTGATAGCTCTGAAAACTCCGATAGCGACACCACAGATACAAGCACAGATATTACCTGCGCAACGTTAATCAGCGATGATTCGGTAAACTGGGATGAAACTAACTTCACCGAACAAGAAATTGTACAGTGTTTAGCCGAAAGTCTCGGAACCCCAGTAGGATACGGAGCTGCTGCAACTGGTGGCTACGATGAAAGCGGAAACAGCAATCTGATCGTAATAAAAAAACCAACCGATGGTACGCTAGTTGAACAAAAAGTTCTGGACGCAGTTCAAAGCGATAGCTACAACTGGATCGTTTTCGACAAAGATGACTTTGCCGACAAAGCCGACATCGCCATGTACCGTTTGGCTTGTACCAATTCAGCCGTCTTATCTGCTTTGGGCGGTGCAACTGAAGCTGAATGTCTCAACCCTGAACTATGGTGCGAAAACAATAGCGTTAGCAGCGATGAGTGCGACGACACCTTCTTCAACGAAAAACTCAATGTTTCAAGTGTCGCTAGTGCCTTAGCGGTACCGATGATTAGTTCGAACACCACCATCGATGGCCGAGGTGCCAACGCTTACTTTAAATACAGTGGATTCGAAATTGGTGACGGTGATAGTGTGCCTTCCGAGAACGTGATCATTACTAATATGGAATTCATTGGTGGTGGTCACACTGAAGACCACTTGGCCGATCCAGACATGATTCGTTCAACTGGCCAATCACATGACATCTGGATCCACCAGAACACCTTTGAAGAAACCGGTGACTCAGCCTTCGATGTAAAGCAAGGAGCATATAACATCACCGTTTCCTTCAACAAACTTGAAAATGTGCTACGGGCTGCCCTACACGGCTCTAGTGACAGTCGTCCAATAAACCAAAATATTCGCACCACTATTCACAACAACTTGTTTGTGACTACAGATGATACCTACACCCGCACAGACCCTAATGATGAAGACTTTGCTAGCACCGCTCGCCGAGTTCCATTGGTGCGTTTCGGTCAATCACACATGTTCAATAACGTGTTCTACGGATATCGTCGTAAGGTGTTAAGTGTTCGTGATGGCGGTGCCATCGCATACGAAGACAACATGTTCCTGAACAATCCAGATAATGCCAAGGGAGACAATTTGGATTATTGGGTAGAGAACTTGTTCGATTCCAGTGAATTAAAAGACAGTGATACCTATGGAGAACCAAATCTAAGTGTAAACGGTACCTATGTTTGGTATTCCAACAGTGAATGTCAGCTAACAGGTTCTGCCGGTGACTTAAGCGTGACCTATGGCAGTGTACCTTCAGCATTGGGAACCGATTATGACTCAGCTAGCCTGTCAACCATCGAAGAAAATCGTATGGAAGCCGGACAAGACTTGGCCGATTACGTCATGGCAACTGCCGGTAAAGGCGGCTTAAGCCCTTATGTTTCACCTGATGCTCTAACTACCGAAGAAATCATTGCACAATCGGGTAGTTGTCAGTAA
- a CDS encoding methyl-accepting chemotaxis protein has translation MRKLISALSIKLQVVVPVFITMLLLIAGITYSSSSLKTAFKNVTQSTEQLIEHKDDITNIINNTYSMRISAIYSLFTPEEVARLQSVLKENEAKNIKHLQSLNTITGLQSEVSSLQKAMKNYVDYSLNTMIPLLKTKHSQSNLDSNFDHQYQQASVAYRDAGAQMVKAIEELSSKLNLLALKSVHTSEQQHASVMQNSMMGFITVLLLAALCSWLLAGIIVKPIQNLQLTMREIAKGNLLVEAKVEGNNEVTALTRDINATTNQLRTTVETLIRISVEVASAATELAAVMTQSSVNSDQEKQEVEQVASAVNQLESAAQSVTDNASHAENAAQQANLQAKESLVMFEQSHKANIDMARQLNEAALVVNGLKEQSEQIGQVIEVIEGISEQTNLLALNAAIEAARAGESGRGFAVVADEVRMLAARTQQSTKEIQIIIEELQSKSGVANDSMNMSLKMIETNQALGDQVREYLSNISKAISELSGINTQVAAASEEQNHVTVDINRNLATIYELVSQNVAGITQSAAASQELSALAEQQKEQLSHFRV, from the coding sequence ATGCGTAAGCTGATCTCCGCATTGTCTATCAAGTTGCAAGTCGTAGTTCCTGTATTCATTACAATGCTACTTCTTATTGCCGGTATTACTTATAGCTCATCCAGCCTAAAAACTGCGTTCAAAAACGTTACTCAATCCACTGAACAACTCATTGAACACAAAGATGATATAACAAACATCATTAATAACACCTACAGTATGCGTATCAGTGCTATCTACAGTTTGTTTACACCTGAAGAAGTGGCACGTCTTCAATCAGTATTGAAAGAGAATGAAGCTAAAAACATTAAGCATCTTCAATCCCTCAATACTATTACAGGTCTACAGTCAGAAGTATCTTCACTACAGAAAGCGATGAAGAACTATGTTGATTACTCACTGAACACTATGATTCCCCTGCTTAAAACAAAACATAGCCAGTCTAATCTTGATTCCAATTTTGATCACCAGTATCAGCAAGCTTCAGTAGCGTACCGAGACGCAGGTGCTCAAATGGTCAAAGCAATTGAAGAGCTTTCAAGTAAACTTAATCTTCTTGCACTGAAATCCGTGCACACTTCTGAACAGCAGCACGCTTCTGTGATGCAAAACTCAATGATGGGTTTTATCACTGTCTTATTACTTGCGGCACTGTGTAGCTGGCTTCTAGCTGGCATCATTGTTAAACCGATTCAAAACCTACAATTAACTATGCGTGAAATTGCAAAAGGAAATTTGTTAGTTGAAGCAAAAGTGGAAGGCAATAATGAGGTGACGGCACTGACCCGCGATATAAATGCAACTACGAACCAATTACGCACAACAGTAGAGACATTAATTCGTATTAGTGTTGAAGTTGCATCTGCAGCGACTGAGTTGGCGGCGGTAATGACTCAATCCAGTGTTAACTCAGACCAAGAAAAGCAAGAAGTAGAACAAGTAGCTTCTGCAGTTAACCAACTCGAAAGTGCTGCTCAAAGTGTTACTGACAACGCTTCCCATGCTGAAAACGCAGCACAGCAAGCAAATTTACAAGCAAAAGAAAGCTTGGTGATGTTTGAGCAAAGCCATAAAGCGAATATTGACATGGCACGTCAGCTTAATGAGGCTGCGTTAGTTGTGAATGGTTTAAAGGAACAATCAGAGCAAATTGGTCAAGTCATAGAAGTAATTGAAGGCATTTCTGAGCAAACCAACCTGCTTGCTTTAAACGCAGCGATTGAAGCCGCTCGTGCAGGTGAAAGCGGGCGCGGTTTCGCCGTTGTTGCAGATGAAGTACGCATGCTTGCCGCGCGAACTCAACAATCAACCAAAGAGATTCAAATCATTATTGAAGAGCTACAAAGCAAGTCTGGTGTAGCTAATGACAGTATGAATATGAGCTTAAAAATGATCGAAACCAACCAAGCATTGGGCGATCAAGTAAGGGAGTACTTAAGCAACATCAGCAAAGCGATTTCAGAGTTAAGTGGAATCAACACCCAAGTTGCAGCCGCTTCTGAGGAACAAAACCATGTTACTGTGGATATTAACCGTAACTTGGCAACTATCTATGAATTGGTTAGCCAAAACGTGGCGGGTATTACTCAGTCTGCAGCAGCGAGCCAAGAGCTTTCTGCGCTAGCAGAGCAGCAGAAAGAACAACTTAGCCACTTCCGTGTATAA
- a CDS encoding phosphate ABC transporter substrate-binding protein: protein MKKTVIGAIALLGALAINPVSAKETISAVGSSSVTPLMEVFSETYMKTNSDVFIEVQGPGSSAGIKAAKNGSAHIGMSSRGLKDSEKEANLVEEVIARDGIAVVVHPSNKVKGLTAEQVSEIYKGEITNWKQVGGEDKPIVAITRDTASGTRGAFEEIMELKKKVSGKEVSAISQRAQVANGNGGLKTMVASNPYSIGYISLGTVDGSVHALAIDGTPATIDNVKSGSYKVARPFLVLYKKGAPSAEAQKFLDWMLTDEAQKIVASHHYISVN from the coding sequence ATGAAAAAGACAGTAATCGGTGCAATCGCTCTTTTAGGCGCACTAGCAATTAACCCTGTTTCAGCAAAAGAAACTATCTCTGCAGTGGGTTCTAGCAGCGTAACACCACTGATGGAAGTTTTCTCAGAAACATACATGAAAACAAACTCGGACGTTTTTATTGAAGTACAAGGACCAGGTTCTTCTGCAGGTATCAAAGCAGCGAAAAACGGAAGCGCACATATCGGTATGTCTTCTCGTGGATTGAAAGACTCTGAAAAAGAAGCAAACCTGGTAGAAGAAGTCATTGCTCGTGACGGCATCGCAGTGGTTGTACACCCAAGTAACAAAGTGAAAGGTCTGACTGCTGAACAAGTTTCTGAAATCTACAAAGGTGAAATCACTAACTGGAAACAAGTTGGTGGTGAAGACAAGCCAATCGTAGCCATTACTCGTGACACTGCTTCAGGTACTCGCGGCGCATTCGAAGAAATCATGGAACTTAAGAAAAAGGTTTCTGGTAAAGAAGTTTCCGCTATCTCTCAACGTGCTCAAGTTGCGAACGGTAACGGTGGTTTGAAAACAATGGTTGCTTCTAACCCATACTCAATCGGCTACATCTCTCTAGGTACAGTAGACGGTTCTGTTCATGCCCTAGCAATCGACGGTACTCCTGCGACTATCGATAATGTTAAATCAGGTTCTTACAAAGTTGCTCGTCCTTTCCTAGTTCTTTACAAGAAAGGTGCACCATCTGCAGAAGCGCAAAAATTCCTTGATTGGATGCTAACTGATGAAGCTCAAAAGATCGTTGCTTCACACCACTACATCTCAGTTAATTAA
- the pstC gene encoding phosphate ABC transporter permease subunit PstC — translation MTIANSEKLMDIEKTQAKRKLRVQKRVDWKERFFHGLFLTSAVIGIVSLSVIAYFIVKESIPAFQEAGVSGIVLGQDWLPPALYGVATMIVASVVSTFGAVIVGVPIGVLTAVFIAEIAPKSVADVIRPAVELLAGIPSVVYGFFGLVIIVPLIQNIFQVPAGNTILAGIIVLGVMILPTVITVSETSIRAVPRAYKEGSLALGASNIYTIFKLLVPAARSGIMTGVILGIGRALGETMAIIMVMGNAPAMPEGILDSARTLTANIAIEMSYASGVHANALYATGVVLLVFIMMLNAALLYLNREKAR, via the coding sequence ATGACCATCGCAAATAGTGAAAAGCTTATGGATATCGAAAAAACGCAAGCAAAACGTAAGTTGCGCGTGCAGAAAAGAGTCGATTGGAAAGAGCGTTTCTTCCACGGTTTGTTTTTAACAAGTGCCGTTATCGGTATTGTTTCTTTATCTGTTATTGCCTACTTCATCGTTAAAGAGAGTATTCCGGCATTCCAAGAAGCAGGTGTTTCTGGAATCGTTCTAGGCCAAGATTGGCTGCCTCCTGCATTATACGGCGTCGCGACTATGATCGTGGCTTCTGTAGTATCTACCTTCGGTGCCGTTATTGTTGGTGTGCCGATTGGTGTACTTACAGCTGTTTTCATCGCTGAAATTGCGCCGAAAAGTGTGGCTGACGTGATTCGCCCTGCTGTTGAGCTGTTAGCTGGTATCCCTTCTGTGGTATATGGCTTCTTCGGCTTGGTTATCATCGTTCCTCTTATTCAGAACATCTTCCAAGTCCCAGCGGGTAACACCATTCTTGCAGGTATCATCGTTCTTGGTGTGATGATTCTACCTACTGTAATCACGGTATCTGAGACGTCTATTCGTGCTGTGCCTCGCGCATACAAAGAAGGTTCATTAGCACTTGGCGCTTCTAACATTTATACCATTTTCAAACTTCTCGTTCCTGCAGCACGTTCAGGCATTATGACTGGTGTGATTCTAGGTATCGGTCGTGCTCTGGGTGAAACCATGGCAATCATCATGGTGATGGGTAACGCGCCTGCAATGCCAGAAGGTATTCTGGATTCTGCTCGTACTCTAACGGCAAACATCGCGATTGAGATGTCTTACGCAAGTGGTGTTCACGCAAATGCTCTTTATGCAACAGGCGTTGTTCTGCTGGTGTTTATTATGATGCTTAACGCTGCTCTTCTGTACCTGAACCGTGAGAAAGCGAGGTAA
- the pstA gene encoding phosphate ABC transporter permease PstA: MDHAKYNQADRAKLKQAREFKDNVLRVLIWFAAALTVGFLFWIIWYILSNGLKHVDWAFVTDNYTRTGDEHGIFPMIISTIYMVIASIAVAAPMGIMTAIYLTEYAKVGSKLVKVIRFCTESLAGIPSIIFGLFGMTFFVVILGLGFSILSGALTLSILILPVIIRTTEEALMAVPQTYREGSYGLGASKIYTIWRLILPSAIPGILTSVILSIGRVIGESAPVFLTAGMVARVPDSLLDSGRTLTVHLYKLTTELFTIEEWNQAYGTATVLIVVVLLINMVTKLIAKRFNTATY; the protein is encoded by the coding sequence ATGGATCACGCAAAATACAATCAAGCGGACCGTGCAAAGCTAAAACAAGCACGTGAATTTAAAGATAACGTTTTACGCGTGCTTATCTGGTTTGCTGCGGCATTAACGGTTGGCTTTCTGTTCTGGATTATCTGGTACATATTATCGAACGGCTTAAAACACGTTGATTGGGCATTCGTAACAGATAACTACACTCGTACTGGCGATGAGCACGGTATATTCCCGATGATCATCTCAACCATCTACATGGTTATCGCATCAATAGCTGTAGCAGCACCAATGGGCATCATGACGGCGATATACCTCACCGAATATGCCAAAGTGGGCAGCAAGTTGGTGAAGGTTATTCGATTCTGTACTGAATCATTGGCTGGTATTCCATCGATCATTTTCGGCTTGTTTGGTATGACTTTCTTCGTTGTCATTCTTGGGCTTGGATTTTCGATATTATCGGGTGCGTTAACGCTGAGTATTTTGATTCTTCCAGTCATCATTCGTACCACTGAAGAAGCATTGATGGCGGTACCGCAAACTTACCGCGAAGGCTCTTACGGTCTTGGCGCTTCCAAAATTTACACCATTTGGCGTCTCATTTTACCAAGTGCGATTCCGGGTATTCTGACTTCCGTCATTCTGAGTATTGGTCGTGTAATTGGTGAGTCGGCTCCTGTGTTTTTAACCGCAGGTATGGTAGCGCGTGTTCCTGATTCACTATTAGATTCAGGCAGAACACTAACCGTTCACCTATACAAATTAACGACTGAGTTATTCACGATTGAAGAGTGGAACCAAGCGTATGGAACAGCGACTGTGCTGATTGTTGTAGTGTTGCTCATCAACATGGTAACCAAGTTAATCGCTAAGCGATTCAACACTGCAACTTACTAA
- the pstB gene encoding phosphate ABC transporter ATP-binding protein PstB, translating to MNKFNIENLDLFYGENQALKSINLPIPTRQVTALIGPSGCGKSTLLRCLNRMNDLIEGVTIKGKLEMDGQDIYGNVDVADIRIRVGMVFQKPNPFPMSIYENVAYGLRAQGVKDKKHIDEVVERSLRGAALWDEVKDRLKSHAFGLSGGQQQRLCIARTIAMEPDVILMDEPTSALDPIATHKIEVLMEELKKNYTIVIVTHSMQQARRISDRTAFFLMGELVEHDDTQVIFNSPKDDRTKGYVNGDFG from the coding sequence ATGAACAAATTTAATATTGAAAATCTAGATTTATTCTACGGTGAAAACCAAGCACTGAAATCTATTAACCTGCCAATTCCAACACGCCAAGTAACAGCACTGATTGGTCCATCAGGCTGTGGTAAATCTACACTTTTGCGTTGTTTAAACCGCATGAATGATTTGATTGAAGGCGTAACCATCAAAGGTAAACTGGAGATGGACGGTCAGGATATCTATGGCAACGTTGATGTTGCAGACATCCGTATACGCGTAGGTATGGTTTTCCAAAAGCCAAACCCATTCCCGATGAGCATCTACGAAAACGTTGCGTATGGTCTGCGTGCTCAAGGTGTAAAAGATAAGAAACACATTGATGAAGTGGTGGAACGCTCGCTGCGTGGCGCAGCACTTTGGGATGAAGTGAAAGATCGTTTGAAATCGCACGCATTTGGTTTATCTGGTGGTCAACAACAACGCCTATGTATTGCTCGCACTATCGCAATGGAACCTGATGTCATTCTGATGGATGAACCAACGTCTGCACTGGATCCAATCGCGACGCATAAAATTGAAGTACTGATGGAAGAGTTAAAGAAAAACTACACCATCGTTATCGTAACGCACTCAATGCAGCAAGCTCGCCGTATTTCAGACCGCACAGCATTCTTCCTAATGGGAGAGTTAGTGGAGCACGACGATACACAAGTGATTTTCAACTCACCAAAAGATGACAGAACAAAGGGCTATGTGAACGGTGATTTCGGTTAA